In Vanessa tameamea isolate UH-Manoa-2023 chromosome 19, ilVanTame1 primary haplotype, whole genome shotgun sequence, one genomic interval encodes:
- the LOC113396085 gene encoding myb-like protein V — MSNKGIKPKEMVAKSKNKVLSCSTPEHRLDSPSRDSDAIYDSDASSPVPFLCTQDGAEGETDVVWNFYTPKSGATKSKFKNTTPVRRRIKKSERLTHIEKPAPKRRTVKPSQKKTELFQELVELNHNVLKLVDNLTAKPIEKPQSEEDIFSDCSDSSPRTSGLRSKNRCLRKNVLSSKFIKTESESGLESDDSMNEYLLKASQAVEENILNCEPIQAKRPRLDPVNRKNLKPCLQQNMDQDSMDAILINIKLDSPSISKVKKCESPLVNNDSFDNLLGNLNDSTLEMLSQIPIRNEPTSKTTYAKMETNWSFQDTICNASPSSKTIFGRHSSMPESPSVNESNQPSTSGMVFGRYSSMPFNKSDEKIVPGDSPIRCTPEEIKKKHQQARERLLAKRVLPFTPSQPLNPSPTSHHKFVPKKPIFQRKVPIIKTSLDTKQNEEINIQQKQPGTDNIKLLIEKKRQEALMKLRRRQAQKNFET; from the exons ATGAGCAACAAAGGAATTAAACCGAAAGAAATGGTCgcgaaaagtaaaaataaag TTTTATCATGTTCTACGCCGGAACACCGATTAGATTCGCCGTCAAGAGATAGTGATGCAATATATGATTCAGACGCGTCCAGCCCCGTGCCATTTTTATGTACACAGGATGGAGCAGAGGGTGAAACAGATGTTGTATGGAATTTTTACACACCAAAATCTGGAGCgactaaatcaaaatttaaaaacacaacacCAGTAAgaagaagaattaaaaaatcagAAAGGCTTACACATATAGAGAAACCTGCACCAAAACGTAGAACTGTTAAACCTTCACAGAAAAAAACAGAATTGTTTCAGGAACTTGTTGAATTAAATCATAATGTACTTAAACTTGTTGACAACTTAACAGCTAAGCCAATTGAAAAGCCCCAGTCCGAAGAAGATATATTCAGTGATTGTAGTGATAGTTCACCAAGAACTAGTGGCTTAAGAAGTAAAAACCGATGTCTAAGAAAAAATGTACTAAgctctaaatttattaaaacagaatCAGAAAGTGGATTAGAATCCGATGATTCTATGAATGAATATCTGTTAAAAGCGAGTCAAGCagtagaagaaaatattttaaattgtgaacCCATTCAAGCAAAAAGGCCTCGTCTTGACCCTGTTAATAGAAAGAACTTAAAGCCATGCTTACAACAAAATATGGACCAAGATTCAATGGATgccatattaattaatattaaattagactCTCCAAGTATTAGTAAGGTTAAGAAATGTGAATCACCTTTAGTAAATAATGATTCTTTTGACAATTTATTGGGTAATTTGAATGATAGTACATTGGAAATGCTATCTCAAATTCCTATTAGGAATGAACCCACTTCAAAAACAACTTATGCAAAAATGGAAACAAATTGGTCATTTCAAGACACAATATGTAATGCTAGCCCAtcttcaaaaacaatttttggACGACATAGTTCTATGCCAGAGTCTCCATCTGTTAATGAAAGTAACCAACCTTCAACTAGTGGGATGGTTTTTGGCAGATATAGTTCAATGCCGTTCAATAAAAGTGATGaaaaaatag ttccaGGAGATTCACCAATACGATGTACAcctgaagaaataaaaaagaaacatcaaCAAGCCAGGGAAAGACTTCTTGCGAAAAGAGTCTTGCCATTTACACCTTCCCAGCCATTAAATCCAAGCCCAACATCACATCATAAATTTGTCCCTAAAAAGCCAATTTTTCAGAGAAAAGTACCTATTATTAAAACCTCTTTAGATACTAAACAGAATGAAGAGATAAACATTCAACAAAAACAACCAGGTACAGATAATATAAAGCtacttattgaaaaaaaaagacagGAAGCATTAATGAAGTTGAGAAGAAGACAAGCTCAGAAAAATTTTGAAACTTAG
- the LOC113396088 gene encoding ATP-dependent Clp protease proteolytic subunit has protein sequence MSLNYFRQLSRPVRCAQISMINVQRTLSTTQPVRLGMIPIVVEQTGRGERAYDIYSRLLRERIICLMGPINDDISSLVVAQLLFLQSESSKKPVHLYINSPGGNVTSGLGIYDTMQYITPPVATWCVGQACSMASLLLAAGAPGMRHALPNSRIMIHQPSGGVRGQATDIQIQAEEILKLKAQINNLYVRHTGLAKDKVQSSMERDYFMSPVEAKAFGLIDNILEHPPSHAMESDCTSTSTTPSATPTTD, from the coding sequence atgtcacTTAATTATTTTCGCCAACTTTCAAGACCTGTAAGATGCGCTCAAATTTCAATGATAAACGTTCAACGAACACTAAGTACTACGCAACCGGTGAGACTTGGCATGATACCGATAGTTGTGGAACAGACCGGCAGAGGGGAGCGTGCTTATGATATCTATTCGAGACTACTTCGTGAAAGAATAATTTGTCTCATGGGACCGATAAATGATGACATTAGTTCCTTAGTAGTTGCTCAGTTGCTGTTTCTTCAATCTGAATCTAGTAAAAAACCCGTGCATCTCTACATCAACTCACCGGGTGGTAATGTGACTTCTGGCCTTGGTATATACGACACAATGCAATATATAACACCACCAGTAGCTACTTGGTGTGTCGGACAAGCTTGTAGTATGGCATCTCTACTTTTAGCCGCTGGAGCTCCAGGTATGCGTCACGCATTACCAAATTCACGTATAATGATTCACCAGCCATCAGGTGGTGTTAGAGGACAAGCCACAGATATTCAAATACAAGcagaagaaattttaaaattaaaagctcaAATAAATAACCTATATGTTCGTCATACGGGGTTAGCTAAAGATAAAGTGCAAAGTTCAATGGAACGTGATTACTTCATGTCACCAGTTGAAGCTAAGGCATTCggattaattgataatattctaGAACATCCCCCATCACACGCTATGGAAAGTGACTGTACATCGACATCCACGACCCCTAGTGCAACACCTACTACAGATtaa
- the LOC113396125 gene encoding unc-112-related protein — MLADGEIVGDGSWNLTIYVTDLNEKRTMVVKGDMHIGGVMLKLTESFGKDFKKDWSDHALWWPTRNKWLSRPKHTLDQYGVHADAALHFTPMHKPLRIQLPDLRYIDCKIDFSIDTFSAVMQLCKSLGIRHPEELSLCYPLEPSHLKQNYQNLKEAKKIKSVQAPDTNTFIAATRGSSNSLDRSLACPATPPPPRSLSATPVASQQNGTLRRYGGHIYSTQSDGSSDGGYCGTPPRAASLDALDSLAELSLADSPLEPDSQSRESLLTPKSLMERARMNVGWLDSSLSIMEQYVREWDTLQLRFKFYSFFDLTPRAQDASRLNQLYQQARWQILNQEVHCTEEEMLLFAALQLQIELQTLAGGGVDANDGSQGTGAAAAPEDEIDAALSELQVQLEGGPPARPDITHVPELAGYLKYRGRQRFTLRAYKRGWVSCRDGVLRIHASRDAAARGDTPSYAVELRGAEVTPDAHPASGRYGIKLEVPAEDTMHEMWLKCENEDQYAEWVAACRLGSRGRSLADSAFTTEAAAVKTLLALQRPQPAAALNQHSLPHLDHLQPENYLAPRFLKKLKSKFTQRVLESHANVKDLPLLEAKLQYIKTWQNLPDYGQTLFVVRFMGHRKDEIISIANNRIMRLDPNTGDHIKTWRFSTMKAWNVNWEIKHMMVQFEEGNIIFSVQSADCKVVHEFIGGYIFLSMRSKDANQTLDEELFHKLTGGWT, encoded by the exons atgctcGCGGACGGTGAAATTGTTGGTGACGGATCATGGAACCTCACGATCTATGTTACGGACTTGAACGAGAAGCGTACGATGGTCGTGAAGGGAGATATGCATATCGGAGGGGTTATGCTCAAGTTGACGGAGAGCTTCGGTAA AGATTTCAAAAAGGATTGGTCAGATCACGCACTTTGGTGGCCCACACGCAACAAATGGCTATCCAGACCGAAACACACGCTGGACCAGTACGGAGTCCACGCAGATGCTGCACTCCACTTCACTCCGATGCACAAGCCTCTGAGAATACAGCTCCCGGACTTGAGATATATCGATTGTAAAATTGACTTTTCTATCGATACGTTTAGTGCTGTAATGCAACTTTGCAAAAGTCTTG GTATACGGCATCCAGAAGAATTATCATTGTGCTATCCTTTGGAACCGTCGCATTTAAAGCAGAATTACCAGAATTTGAAAGAGGCTAAAAAGATAAAATCGGTACAAGCTCCAGACACAAATACGTTCATTGCAGCCACAAGAGGATCTTCAAATAGTTTGGATAGATCTCTAGCGTGTCCTGCTACACCACCGCCTCCTAGATCTTTATCTGCTACGCCCGTAGCATCACAACAG AATGGAACACTACGTCGCTATGGTGGCCACATCTATAGTACACAGAGCGATGGCTCCAGCGATGGAGGTTATTGCGGAACCCCACCACGAGCGGCATCTCTCGACGCTTTAGATTCACTTGCGGAGTTGTCTTTGGCCGATTCTCCCCTTGAACCAGATAGCCAATCGAGGGAGTCACTTCTTACACCAAAATCCTTGATGGAACGCGCTAGAATGAACGTTGG CTGGTTAGATTCGTCGTTGTCTATCATGGAGCAATATGTTCGGGAATGGGACACTCTACAACTTCGTTTCAAGTTCTATTCGTTCTTCGATCTTACCCCGAGGGCTCAGGATGCATCGAGACTGAACCAACTTTACCAGCAGGCTCGTTGGCAAATTCTCAATCAGGAAGTCCATTGCACAGAGGAAGAGATGTTACTGTTCGCTGCACTTCag CTCCAAATTGAATTACAAACGTTAGCTGGTGGTGGCGTGGATGCGAATGATGGATCCCAAGGCACTGGAGCAGCAGCGGCTCCGGAAGACGAAATTGATGCTGCGTTAAGTGAACTGCAAGTGCAGTTGGAAGGAGGTCCACCAGCTCGACCTGACATCACACATGTGCCCGAACTTGCTGGATACTTGAAGTACCGAGG ACGTCAGCGTTTCACACTGCGGGCGTACAAGCGCGGCTGGGTGTCGTGTCGCGACGGCGTGCTGCGCATACACGCCTCGCGCGACGCCGCCGCGCGCGGGGACACGCCCTCCTACGCCGTCGAGCTCAGGGGCGCCGAG gTAACACCGGACGCACATCCAGCTTCTGGTCGATATGGCATCAAATTGGAAGTACCCGCCGAAGACACGATGCATGAAATGTGGCTGAAATGTGAGaat gaGGACCAATATGCCGAATGGGTGGCGGCTTGTCGTCTGGGCTCCCGCGGTCGGTCGCTCGCCGACTCGGCCTTCACCACTGAAGCGGCTGCGGTTAAGACCCTGCTCGCTCTACAGCGGCCCCAGCCGGCAGCCGCGCTGAACCAGCACAGCTTGCCGCATCTCGATCACCTGCAGCCAGAGAACTACTTGGCACCGCGTTTCCTTAAGAAGTTAAAGAGCAAG TTTACTCAACGCGTTTTGGAGAGCCATGCCAATGTAAAGGATCTACCGCTGTTGGAAGCGAAACTGCAATACATCAAGACTTGGCAGAATCTTCCCGACTACGGTCAAACGTTATTTGTCGTACGTTTCATGGGACACCGCAAGGACGAAATCATCAGCATCGCTAACAACCGCATCATGAGACTTGACCCTAACACCGGCGATCATATTAAAACATGGCGTTTCAGTACCATGAAG GCTTGGAACGTGAACTGGGAAATAAAACACATGATGGTACAATTCGAGGAAGGCAACATTATCTTCTCGGTTCAATCAGCTGATTGCAAAGTCGTCCATGAATTTATCGGAGGATACATATTCCTCTCGATGCGTTCAAAGGATGCAAACCAAACGCTCGACGAAGAACTATTCCACAAATTGACCGGTGGTTGGacgtaa